A single genomic interval of Paralichthys olivaceus isolate ysfri-2021 chromosome 7, ASM2471397v2, whole genome shotgun sequence harbors:
- the cd9a gene encoding CD9 molecule a isoform X2, with amino-acid sequence MAVAGGIKCVKYLMFVFNFIFWLAGTAVFAIGLWLRFDPKTKGLFEGTDSPYVFYTGVYILIGAGALMMLVGFLGCCGAIRESPAMLGLFFGFLLIIFAIEVAAGIWGFSNQSKVVNDITTFYMQTYNNYKTTGDERLRETLRLIQTGLNCCGPTGTPADAAKETCPRGEPLEELITKSCPDVIDDVFDSKLHIIGGVGVTIGVIMMFGMIFSMLLCCAIRKSREVV; translated from the exons ATGGCTGTCGCTGGGGGAATCAAGTGTGTGAAATATCTCATGTTTGTCTTCAACTTTATCTTTTGG CTTGCAGGTACTGCTGTATTTGCCATAGGCCTTTGGCTGAGATTTGACCCAAAGACCAAAGGCCTTTTTGAGGGAACAGACTCTCCATATGTGTTTTACACAG GTGTATACATCCTGATTGGAGCTGGAGCACTAATGATGCTGGTGGGTTTTCTGGGATGTTGCGGGGCCATCCGGGAGTCCCCTGCTATGCTGGGACTG TTCTTTGGCTTCCTGCTCATCATATTTGCCATCGAGGTGGCAGCTGGAATCTGGGGATTTTCCAATCAAAGCAAG GTGGTGAACGACATCACAACGTTTTACATGCAGACCTACAACAACTATAAGACAACGGGAGATGAGCGCCTCAGAGAGACACTGCGATTGATTCAAACAGGG CTGAACTGCTGCGGTCCAACTGGTACACCAGCAGACGCTGCCAAAGAAACCTGTCCCAGAGGGGAGCCACTTGAGGAGCTCATTACTAAG AGCTGTCCTGACGTCATCGATGATGTTTTCGATTCCAAACTACACATCATAGGAGGAGTGGGCGTCACCATTGGGGTTATTATG atGTTTGGAATGATCTTTAGCATGCTCCTGTGCTGCGCCATCAGGAAATCTCGGGAGGTGGTGTGA
- the cd9a gene encoding CD9 molecule a isoform X1 produces MAALSGGEMCVKYLMFAFNLVFWLAGTAVFAIGLWLRFDPKTKGLFEGTDSPYVFYTGVYILIGAGALMMLVGFLGCCGAIRESPAMLGLFFGFLLIIFAIEVAAGIWGFSNQSKVVNDITTFYMQTYNNYKTTGDERLRETLRLIQTGLNCCGPTGTPADAAKETCPRGEPLEELITKSCPDVIDDVFDSKLHIIGGVGVTIGVIMMFGMIFSMLLCCAIRKSREVV; encoded by the exons CTTGCAGGTACTGCTGTATTTGCCATAGGCCTTTGGCTGAGATTTGACCCAAAGACCAAAGGCCTTTTTGAGGGAACAGACTCTCCATATGTGTTTTACACAG GTGTATACATCCTGATTGGAGCTGGAGCACTAATGATGCTGGTGGGTTTTCTGGGATGTTGCGGGGCCATCCGGGAGTCCCCTGCTATGCTGGGACTG TTCTTTGGCTTCCTGCTCATCATATTTGCCATCGAGGTGGCAGCTGGAATCTGGGGATTTTCCAATCAAAGCAAG GTGGTGAACGACATCACAACGTTTTACATGCAGACCTACAACAACTATAAGACAACGGGAGATGAGCGCCTCAGAGAGACACTGCGATTGATTCAAACAGGG CTGAACTGCTGCGGTCCAACTGGTACACCAGCAGACGCTGCCAAAGAAACCTGTCCCAGAGGGGAGCCACTTGAGGAGCTCATTACTAAG AGCTGTCCTGACGTCATCGATGATGTTTTCGATTCCAAACTACACATCATAGGAGGAGTGGGCGTCACCATTGGGGTTATTATG atGTTTGGAATGATCTTTAGCATGCTCCTGTGCTGCGCCATCAGGAAATCTCGGGAGGTGGTGTGA